A window of the Carassius carassius chromosome 36, fCarCar2.1, whole genome shotgun sequence genome harbors these coding sequences:
- the LOC132116772 gene encoding uncharacterized protein LOC132116772, producing MVNSFISRCALTTKYMTKSARNEMLTVHAIGWNRCKHDGLHLALSNRYVKTVRKAEAESQRLEKLSRELGCPENMVQQWVHDVRQWATDDSIDVRQDDQHILQRSIEHICLGVYQKKASLYNQTDCNKIRQMRRRKLGDEKRKLFEAIKRYNEQVPEEEDINEQMVESRLSMVGHGSGEDSLIWPWEVHSIESTNILTKKKIFDAYMSKMWLQEEKILILREMRQHCTYLRGLADGIRKLIAEMSGGNRGKNMGLTLKCRFYYLFITYYLSIYLFIYLNFGCCLVYVLWPVYLLFWCPNAI from the exons ATGGTGAACAGTTTCATCTCTCGTTGTGCTCTCACAACGAAGTACATGACCAAATCTG CTCGCAATGAAATGCTGACTGTACATGCAATTGGGTGGAATAGATGCAAGCATGATGGCCTTCATCTTGCATTGTCCAACAGATATGTCAAG ACTGTCCGAAAGGCTGAGGCTGAGTCCCAGAGGTTGGAGAAATTGAGCCGTGAACTTGGGTGTCCTGAGAACATGGTCCAGCAGTGGGTACATGACGTCAGACAGTGGGCCACTGATG ATTCTATAGATGTCAGACAGGATGACCAACATATCCTTCAGCGGTCGATAGAGCACATATGTCTGGGTGTCTATCAAAAAAAAGCAAGCCTTTATAATCAGACAG ACTGCAACAAGATTCGACAAATGCGGCGACGGAAATTGGGGGACGAGAAAAGGAAACTCTTTGAAGCAATCAAACGATACAATGAGCAGGTGCCAGAGGAGGAGGACATAAATGAGCAGATGGTGGAGAGCCGACTCTCTATGGTGGGCCATGGCAGTGGGGAGGACAGTCTAATATGGCCATGGGAGGTTCACAGCATTG AATCCACAAACATCCTCACTAAGAAGAAGATTTTCGATGCATACATGTCAAAGATGTGGCTGCAAGAAGAGAAGATCCTAATTCTTAGGGAGATGAGACAGCACTGCACCTACCTCAGAGGGCTGGCTGATGGCATTAGGAAGCTGATTGCAGAAATGTCTGGAGGAAACCGTGGCAAGAACATGGGGTTAACACTGAAGTgccgtttttattatttatttattacttattatctatctatatatttatttatctacttGAACTTTGGTTGCTGCTTAGTCTATGTATTGTGGCCTGTGTATTTGTTGTTTTGGTGCCCAAATGCAATATGA